The Bacteroidota bacterium genomic sequence ACTGCCGACGGGCTGGGAGGCAACAACGTGTATCGTATTTTCTGCGACAGCCGCGGACAATTGTGGTTCGGGTCGCTGGGTGGTTATCTTTCAGTATATAACGGCAGCACGTTTACCCGTTACGATGAAAGCAACGGTATTGTGCATCGTTTTATTCTTTGCATTAGCGAAGACAATAACCACAACCTCTGGTTTGGTGCTTACGGCGGCGGATTGTATGCGTATGACGGGCGCACATTCAGAAACTACACCCGCAAAAACGGACTTTCCACTGAATCGCCTTACGCTATTATTGCCGATAAGATGAACAACATCTGGATCGGAAACAGCCGCGGACTTGATTGCCTTTCCTCGCGTGATACCACGTTTTCATACTACGGCCGCAACGAAGGTTTTCCGGGTACGGAAGTAAACCCGAATGCGGTGTGCATGGATCGTGATGGTAACCTTTGGTTTGGAACTGTGATGGGTGCGGTGCGGTTTAGTCCGAAGGAAAATTTCCGCAACACCATTGAGCCGGTCGTATCTGTTTCCGGACTGCGCATTTTTATGCGCGATGCAGAATTTCCGGAAGAAAACCGGTTTGCCTATAATCAGAATTACCTCACCTTCATTTTCACCGGCACCAGTTTAACCAGTCCCGACAAAGTGCGTTATCAGTATAAACTCGAAGGCTTTGATAACGACTGGTCGCCGGTGCCGACGCATGTAAATGAAGCTACGTATTCCAATCTTCCGCCGGGCGAGTACACCTTTCTGGTGCGTGCCTGTAACAACGATGGCGTGTGGAACCGCGAGCCTGCGCGCTATAAATTCACCATTAAACCACCCTTCTGGCAAACGGCTGTATTTTATGGCGGTATGATTTTGCTGGTGGGTTTTCTGATTTTCGGATTTGATCGTGTGCGCACACGCGGACTGAAGAAGCAGAAGGAGGCGCTCGAATCGCAAGTAAGCGAGCGTACACTTGAACTTGCGCTGCGTAACGATGAGCTTGCGCAGAAGAACAAAGAAATTACCGACAGTATCCGCTACGCCAAGCGCCTGCAGGATGCCATGCTTATTCCGGCCTGGCATCTGCGCCGCGATTTGCCTGATTCGTTTGTGATGTTTAAGCCCAAAGACATTGTGAGCGGCGATTTCTGGTTCTATCGCAAAAAGAATCAGCGCATACTTATGGCTGCGCTCGACTGCACCGGGCATGGTGTACCCGGCGCGTTTATGAGCATTATGGCCAACGATTTGCTGGAGCAGGTGGTAACAGGCAATGAGCACGAAACACCGGCGCAGCTGCTTGACCGCCTCAACATACTCATGGCGGATAAAATGCGTTATCAGACAGACGAACTTCACGTGCGTGAAGGGTTTGATATCGCATTGATTGCATACAATACCGATACGCGCGAGTTGCAATATGCCGGCTCGTACAATCCGCTGCTGCATTTCCGCAGCCGCCAGATGACCGAGCTGCAGCCCGATAAAATTTCGGTAGGAAGCTGGACGGCCGACAAACCGGAATACTTTAAACTGCAAACCCTGCAACTACAGGCCGGCGATACGTTTTACATTTTCTCCGACGGTTTCTCCGATCAGTTTGGCGGGCCGCAGGGAAAGAAGTTTAAAACAAGCCAGTTCAAAGCACTGCTGCTTAGCGTGCAGGGCCTTGAAATGGCCGAACAGGAACGCACACTCAGCCGCACCATAGAAAGCTGGCGCGGCGAGCTGGAACAGGTTGATGATATGCTGGTGATTGGTGTGCGGGTTTAGTGTGTGACGTGCTTTTTGAAACACCTGACGGTATGAGTGTATAGCCGGGATTGCAGCGGAAAACCCGGAAGGTTTACATTGCCTTTTAGCATGAAAACCGCTGAGGATTTGTAGCGAAAAGCCCGTGCAGGTGGAACTTTACTGCACCTTAAATTTCGCTCCTTTTTCAATTATTCTTGATTCCCCTACCGGTGCGAGGTTAGCACCGGGCACAGCTGCCTGAAAGGGAAAAATTACTCTTCACTTACCCATTTCCAATTCCGTTTCAGCAAAGGCAGTGCTTGCCAGTCTCGCCTCACAGCCCGAATTTCTTCTGGGGTGGAATTATTTTTGAGCACAAGGGTGTCGTTGTGCAATTCATAGTTCCACAACGTGTGTGCCTGTTTGGGTTGTTGAAGATAAAGCTGATGCAGCAGTGTATCGTACACCAGTGTGTGGCTGATCATACGTTCATCATTCAGTTGAAAAATAAGATGTCCTTTGCGGTGAATGAAAATGCGGCGGATGCTTTCGGTATTTCCCTGTAGCGGAAGCACAAGTTCATTATTCTCATTCAGCTGCAGGTAAACTTCGTAAGTGCCGTGCAGAAATGGCCGTACTACCTTGTCGTCGTTGAAATTGCCTGTTTTTACAAAGCCGTATAACGATTCGCTGAGGAATGCGATGATGAGCAGCGTTTTTACTGTGATATAAACTTTCCTGCTCAGCTTCGGCCACAAGGCGGGTTCTGCAACTGGTGTTACGGGTTGTTTTTGCACAAGCAGTGTGTAGAGTTGTTTCAGCGCAGGCCATGCGGATACAAATGCCAGAAGCAGCAGAAAAAGTGAAAGCAGTTTTACCGATACATCAAAACTGAAATTGAGCAACACTACGTGCAGCATTATTCCTGCGGCCATTAGCGCACCGGCACCGCGTGTGCGGGTAAACAGCAGCAGCGCGGCGGAAATTACTTCGGCAAGTCCGGTGAAAAAGGAAAAGCTCCACGAAGTGCCTGCCGTACTCCAAAACAACAAATCAGGCGAGAGATTTCCGAGCGGTGTGTAAAGTGTGTTTGGCTCGGGCAAATAAAACTGATGCTTGAACACTTTGTCGAAGCCGTACACCAGCAACATGAGTGCCAGATAATACGTGCTGATTGTTCGTAGCCAGCGCCACTCGTGTTGCTGTTCACGTTTAAAGAATGTCCACGCCAGGGCACCTGTTGCGCTGCAAATACACAGCAGCAATGTCAGTACATACATCCCCGCACTGTCGCTGCCCATCAGGGCTTCGTAGTTTTCGGGCAGCAGTGTGGTTGCTTTGCCAAATGCTTCCACAGCGCCGGCGGTAAACGGTAAAAGAAAACTCCCGCTGTCGGGCAGGAGTGAAAAGGGCATGGGAAGAAAAATCACAAACAGCACCACAAACAAAAGCAGTGTGCGCAGCGCAAGTGTGTGTAGCAATTTCATGGCAATCAGGCTGCGCGGCGTTTCAGTTGCCACCAGCCCAAGCCGCCAGCCACTGTGGCCACTACGGCAAGCAGCCAGATCCATGTGGCGTTGTTGCTGCTGCGCTCAATTGAAAACATGCCCGCCTGTAGTTTTTTCTTTTCAAAGCCCACCAGCTTTGTATCGGGGTAAATTTTCCTGAGGCTGTCGAGCGAAATTTTCGGATCGTTGGCAATGGGGTGATGATGCACCACATGGTTGCCGAAGTTGGTGTATTGCCGCACCGTGCTGTCATTCACAAACACAATACTGTCGATGTGGAGATGAATAACCGGATTGCCGGGAATGTTTCCGGGTGTTTGCGCCTGCACGGTGCCGTTGTGGCTTTGTGCGGCAATGCGCTCGGTTTGTGCGTGTACAGATAGCACAAGGAGCGAAAGCAGAAGTAAGAGTGTAAGGCGCATGTACATTGGATTTTAAGCAGTACAATGCCTCAAAAATCAGGCCAGAAAGCGGTCTTACTCCTGTTTTTCGGTTTTACGCGGTGCCAGTTCCTGATTTTTCTGCACGGCCTCGTTTTTATTGGCCAATTGCCCGCAGGCGGCGTCAATGTCTTTACCCCGGCTGCGGCGCACGTTTACAATTACGTGGTTGTCTTCAAGCACACGTGTAAACTGGTTGAGTCGTTCGGGCAGGGTTTGTTTAAACTCGCCGTCGTCTATGGGGTTGTATTCAATGATGTTTACTTTGGCCGGTACTTTTTTGCAGTAGGCTGCCAGTTCCTTTGCATCCTGCACCGCATCGTTGAAATCTTTGAATACAATGAATTCGAATGTGACGCGGGTGCCGGTTTTTTCGTAAAAATAGTTGAGTGCTTCGGCCAGTGCATCGAGCGTATTCTGCTCGTTAATGGGCATGATCTTGTTGCGCTTGTAATCGTTGGCCGCGTGCAGTGAAAGGGCAAGATTGAATTTCACTTCATCATCGCCCAGCTTCTTAATCATTTTTGCAATACCCGCCGTAGAAACCGTAATGCGTTGTGGCGACATGCCCAGCCCGTCGGGTGCAGTGATGCGTTCAACCGAATCGAGCGTGTTGCGGTAGTTGAGCAGTGGTTCGCCCATGCCCATATATACAATGTTGGTGAGCGATTGCTGATAATGCTGCTGTGCCTGTTCCTTAATAAGCGCCACCTGATCGTAAATTTCCTCGGCTTCAAGATTACGCAAACGGGCCAGGCGGCCGGTGGCGCAAAACTTACAGGTTAAACTGCAGCCCACCTGCGACGAAATGCAGGCTGTCATGCGTGTTTCGGTAGGGATGAGCACACCCTCCACAATATTTCCGTCGTGCAAACGGAACGCTGATTTGATGGTACGGTCGCGGCTCACCTGAAATGTATCCACACACACGGCAGGCAGCGAGAAGTTGGTTTCCAGCAGTGTGCGCGTGTCTTTCGAAAGGTTGGTCATCCCTTCAAAACTCCGCGCCGATTTCTGCCAGAGCCATTCCCAAACCTGTTTCGCACGAAAAGCCTTTTCGCCGTGTTCGGTAAAAAATGCTTTCAGCTCATCTTGCGAGAGCGTGCGAATGCTGCGTTTTTCAGTGGATTTCATTGTGGGGCAAAGGTACGGAAAAGCCAGTAACCCTTCGGGTGGCTTTTAATACGTATAAAACATTTTGGAGCGAACCTTTTAGTGCAACAAAATACTGTCCGGCTCCGGCTTTCCGTTCCAATTTGCCAAAACAAAAATTAGTTTGGGTTCAACTCTCCGAGGTCTTTAAGACCTCGGAGAGTTTGGGATTAGTTTATTTTTGTTTTGGCAAATTTCCACTGCAATCCGGGCTAAGAAATCATTTCGTCTGGTATTTCAAATTACCACACACTTTTGTACACCGGGAATCAATCCCACACATACTTCCAGCTTCCGTCCTTCTGTTTTTTCCAAACGGTGTGATAAACGCCCGGATACTTCGATACTTTACCCGAAGTATCTGTATAACTCCATTCATAATGTCCGTATGAATGCCCCAGATCGCCCGACTCAGCGGCATCCACATAATCGGGCGACCATTTCGCTTTGGCGGTTTTGTAAAAGTTGGAAGTGTGATAATTCCGTATCGCATTGCGGCCGCTGATGAGTGTGTCGTTTTCCCGTTTAATCACAGCCTGCGAATCGGCATAGAAGTAAAATGCTTCGGCAACCGATTTTTCGGCACACATGGTTTCAAATGCTTTTTCGGCTGCGCGTATTTCGGCAATGCTTTGTTCGCGCAGGTTTTCGGATTTTGTTTGGCATGCGTGGATGCTCAGCAGCAGGAAAGAAAAAAGAAGATAGCGCATGATAGTCTCTGTTTGACTCACCAATTTACCACTTTCTTTTTTCCTGTAACTTCGCTTAGTCAATTTTGTATATGCGCTATCTCTCTGCAAAAGCCGTTTTCTCGGCACATACGGGTTTTGTTCCGCACGGTGTGCTGGTGCTTGATGATGCTGGTGTGGTTTGTGATTTGCTGCGGCCATCAGAAGCGGATGCACTTGGTGTGAAGCCCGAATTGTTTGAGGGTGTGCTTTGTCCCGGATTTGTAAACGCGCATTGTCACCTCGAACTTTCGCACCTGCGCGGCGCCATAAGCATGCATACTGGTTTTGCCGGTTTCGCAAAAGAGCTTATTCCAAAACGCAATCTGCTGAGTGTTGCCGAAATTGAGCAGGCAGCAGCCGAAGCCTGCGAGACACTCTACAACAGCGGTACGCAGGCCGTGGGCGATATTGCAAATACCACACATTCGTTTGCAGCTAAAGCAGGCAGCCGCATGCACATTCACACATTTATTGAATTGCTGGCGTTAAATCCTGCGCTGGCCGGTAAAGTGCTGGAAAGCGGAAAAGCCTTGCTGGCCGGATGCCCCCAGCCGGCCTCGCTTACACCGCATGCGCCGTATTCTGTTTCCGAAGTATTGCTGCAAAGCATAGCTGTATCTGATGATACACTGCCGTTCAGCATTCATAACCAGGAAAGCCGGGCCGAAAACGAATTTTTTGAAACCGGCAAAGGCCGTGTCAACGAGTTGTATGCATTTCTCGGTATCGACATAAGCTGGTTTACACCGCCCGGCTGCAATGCCCTGCGGCGCACGCTGCCCGAACTCATTACCGGTCGTCCGCTGCTGCTGGTGCATAACACGTTTACATCAACCGATGATTTGCAATGGGCCGAAACGCAGCACAGCAATCTTCACTGGTGCTTTTGTCCCAACGCCAATTTATATATCGAAAACACGCTGCCTGACTTCATGCAGTTTTATACGCAGGGTGTGCGCTGTTGTGTGGGCACCGATAGTCTGGCATCCAATCACAGCCTTTCGATACTTGATGAGCTGAAAGTAATTACCGCCGCTGCGCCCGGCATTCCCGCTGCTGTATTGCTGCAATGGGCCACAGCAGGAGGTGCCGCTGCATTGAATATGCCGCATATCGGTAGTTTTGAAAGAGGCAAAAAGCCGGGAGTGATTTTGCTGCAAGGTGTGGACGCACACAGCGGCATTGCACAAGATGCGGGCGTTACACGTATTTACTGATTCATTTTCATCAGCGCTTCGGCCACTACCATGTCTGACGGTGTGGTGAGCTTGATATTCTCCTTATTGCCTTCGGTAAGTGTAATGCTTTTGCCCGATGCTTCCACCACACTGGCATCATCGGTAAAATGCGGCCGGAACACTTGCTGATAGGCATTTTTCAATACATCGCTGCGGAAGCATTGCGGTGTTTGCACCAGCCTGAATGCTTCGCGGCTGGCTGCAAGGCTTGTGTCGCCTTCCACACGCCGGATGGAATCGGTGAGTGGTACTGCCGGAATGCCGCTGCCATGCGAAACGGCTGCACCGAAAGCGCGTGCAATTGTTTCAATACTCACCAGCGGCCGCACGGCATCGTGTACGCCAACCACATCGGCTGTTACCAGCGCCAGTCCGTTTTTTACCGACTCGAAACGGGTAGTGCCGCCTTTGGCAAGCTGCACGTCAAAACCGCCGCTGCCAAATTGCCGCTTCAGTTCTTCCCACCGCCCGAATTCATTTTCAGGGAGTACCAGCACCACCTGCATAGTGGCATCAAACAAGGCAAACTTTTCGAGTGTGTGAATAAGCACCGGCTTCCCGTTAAGGAGTAAAAACTGTTTGGGAATGGCTGCATTCATGCGGCTTCCGCTGCCTCCGGCTACAACTATTACTGCTTTTTTCACGTGCGTGGCGTACAATATTGTGTTCACCCCGAAAGTACAGGTTTTGCATTGTAATGCAAAAGGCGGTAATTCCTGAAGAAACTACCGCCCGGCACCTGACCAGAGAAAATTGGTGCGCTGCTGTATTATTATTCAGTTGTTCAGATAACCGATTGCCCCAGCGATGTAGCGTAAAACAAAAACATAAGCAAGACCGCAAGTAAAAAACTCAGAAGCACGCGTTGCAAGTGAATTGACATGATATTGTGTTGTTTAGTTGTTTACACACACTGCATCAAAAAAAACGAAGACCTACCTTAGCACCTGCCCATGCACGAACTGTCCAGCGGTTATCATAAGTCCGGTTATAAAAATCAAACGGAACAAAACCAGCCATCGACTCATTGCCGGCCATTCCTTGTATGTCATATACAAACAAGTTGAGCGCAGGTCCGGCGGTTAAAGAAATATTTTTGGTAATATGGAAATCAACCAGCGGTTCTAGTCGCACCAGTTCGCTAACCCGTTCGTTAAATCTGTTACGGCTGATGTGGTGGCCGGTAAGATCAATTACCAGATCCATACGAGGTGTGAGGCGAATGGCAGAACCTATTCCGTAGTGATACCCCCAGTACAGATCATTGTTTCGAGGCGTAAAACTGGCACCGATAATATTGTGAAACAAGTGGCTTCCCGTGTGAAACGAAATATTGCCAACCATGCTTTCTGTGGCTGCGAGTTCAAGCTTATGATAGCCGTGGCGCACAAAACTGAATACGCCGATGCTTACCCCATCCACACTGTCGGCAAAATTAAATACACCAAGCTGAAGCCCCTTCACATTGCGCGCATAGTTTACCGCACCAGAAACTTGTGCGCCTTTTATGTTACCGTTGGCAATGTTAAGCGCACCGGCTATTTGCACGCCGCGCAGGTTGCCGGCATAGTTTACCGAACCGGCAACCTGAAACAGTTCGGCATCATTTCCCGCAAAATTGAAAGCGCCTGATAGCTGTGCCCCGCGCGCAGTTCCCGAAACAATATTTCCGCTGCCACCAAGCTGAATACCGTTGAGTTGCCCTGCATAATTGAAACTACCGGCAGCCTGCAAACCTGTTGCCATTTTTTGTGTCATGTTTGCTACTCCGCTCACTTGCAAGCCCGTTGTGGCTTCGGCCATGTTCATTACACCGCTTATCTGTACACCTGAAATTGAGTCAGTAGTAAGGTTGAGAATACTGCTGAACTGCATGCCTGAAATTTGCCCCGTGCTTGTGTTAAACAGCAAGGCTGCCTGCGATTGTATTGGCGTGCTGTCTGATATATTTCCAAACAATGCAAGCTGGTGCTGGCCATTATTGATTCCGATAATGGTAACTGATGCATTCTTTTTTGGGCTGGCCGGTTTCAGCGAATCTTGTTGCGCTATGGCTGCCGTGCTCAGTAATAAGCCAAAAAGAATAGAAATTGATTTCATGTTTTTTCCTGTTGTTCATTACTAGAACAGGAAACATTGTGCATACCCCTATGTCGGGGGAAAATATATCCGGCCAAAAAATAGTTTAAATATTGAGATGATTTCGGAGAAAGAAACAAACAACCCTAAGTTGGGTTAAGTGCAGGAAAGGTAACAGGCTCTTAGAGAAACCGGAAAGCCAATGAAGCACCAATCCAGGCCCGTCTGGTGTATTCCGGGGTTGTTTTTTGGTAAAAGGGAGAGCCGATATACGGTGTAAACCAATTCTCTGTAGTTGAATTGGTGTAAAGATTAACTACCGGGCCGGCTGCAATGGAAAAAGTTGAAACCGGAGCCCATTCAACACGGGGAGTAAGTTGCACGAGCGTGCTTCTTCTGAATGTAATGGCCGAGCGGTTGATGTGCTGGCTGGTATAGTCAACCGTGAGACGAAGGTTTTTTTTCTGGTTGAGATTGAAGCGGGTGCCGGCACCATAGCCGATACTCCAGTAAGGATGATCGGGTAAAACGCCGATGCCGGCCACAAGGATATTGTAAAAACGGGGAATTCCTGAACGGAATGAAGCATTCAGATATCCTTTTTCATTTCCCGAAATTTCGAGCTGATGTACACCATTTTTCACAAAGCTCATTACCCCGAATATCGCGCCCGATTCGTATTGTTTGCAAATGTTGAAAGGTGCTATCTGAAAGCCGTTAAGGCGGTTTGTACGATTTAAAAAACCGGCAAACTGAAAGCCTTCAAGATCATATTTTATCCAGTTTATACCGCCTGCCAGCTGACCTGCTTTGCCAGAGGAGCCGTAGTTTACAAACGCAGCAACCTGAATTGCATGCATTGTATCGGTTACAGCATTAATTGCTCCCGAAACCTGCATGCCGGAAATCTGTTTGGCATAATTCACACTTCCAGCAACCTGAATACCATCGAGGTGCCCATAAATTGCATTGACCGCCCCCGAAACCTGCGTGCATTGAGCATTACCAAGAATACCGTTCACACTGCTTGCTCCCTGTACACCATAAAAATAGTTGTTGGCGAGATTTACTGCTCCTGAAACCTGCATGCCGCGCATGGTATCAAGTGCAAAATTCCCGCAACCCGCAAGCTGAACACCAGTCGTTTTTTCAGTTACGATGTTAAATGCTCCGGCGGCCTGAACGCCTTTCATATTGCCCGTTACCACATTTGCGGCACCGGCAATCTGTACATACTGCACATCGCCGCGGTCAAAGTTCAGTATGCCGCCAAGCTCAAATACATCGGTGCCTCCGGTGTAGCCGGCTAAAACATTGAACGAGTATTTGTTGCGCGTTTTCCCGGTAAGCAGTCCGCGCGTGGAAAGCCCCGGTACAAGCGATACCTGTGAGTTGCCTTTAAACACATCGTCTTTCAGGTTACTGAATTGAATGCGCTGTGCACGGTTCAGTAATCCGTTGGCCCACTCAAAACGCAAACGATTAAATTCGGTCGAAACACTATCGGGCGCTGCATTTGTTACCCCGTACAGCGAATCGGTTCGCTGCTCCTGTGCATTGAATATCGGTTCGGGAGCAGGAATCGGACGCAGGGCTATATCAGCCGTAAGGTTCGATTTCGGAGTGATGGTGATTGTAGTATCGAAATACCCGATGCGTTTCACGCGCAGGTGCATGGACTCTTTTCCTGCAGGCACAGTGAGCGAGTAAAATCCATACACATCGCTCAGTACAGCTACAATGCGTGCGGTGTCAACTACTGTTACATCGCGCAATACATAACCACTTCGTTTGTCGGTAATATAGCCGCTTACCTTGTATTCTACTTTTTTGGGCGGAGTCACCACTACGGGAGGAAGCGGTGCCGGAGCTGCAACGAGTATAAGATGATTGCCGCGTACTTTATAATTTACGCTGTTCTCAAACAGTTTGTCGAGCGCACGCCGTACCGTTTCATTTATCACGTTCAGCGTGGTAATCCGGTTTCTGTCGAATG encodes the following:
- a CDS encoding SpoIIE family protein phosphatase gives rise to the protein MKLQSTGRVSVLLLCVCTAFLLRAQTSGFISYGVEQGLAQAQVQTMVQDADGNLWVGTLAGLSKYNGQSFTNYTRRDGLAEDWVTAAYKDKRGDLWFGHWAGGVTRYNVNRKKFESMNLEEYTRFHTITAITEDKKGFLWIATEGAGIYIYDVAKNQMYALDKKDGLASANVYDLCLDANSNMWIATDHGITICDTKADITSPAAYTDLNAGRGFVSDYITCFALLNNGKEMWVGTADKGVLVMQLPPTFVARNAPTLLTTMRRFSTADGMGADFVEAICGDNLGNVWTGTAGGGVARITPGNSKARFSALDKAAVRNYSTRNGLSYFNVRCLLQDREGSVWIGTDVGLNQYRGERFTLYDRQDGLPNDIVWATCTDRLGNVWLGTNAGLVKMSFYTLPDNNDQRFTLRTYTTADGLGSDAVLALHEDEAGNIWAGTNGGGVSKLAPGSEALETYSISDSLTGNMVYAISSDRNGDIWIGTRNGASRLTPNTRAVRNFTTADGLGGNNVYRIFCDSRGQLWFGSLGGYLSVYNGSTFTRYDESNGIVHRFILCISEDNNHNLWFGAYGGGLYAYDGRTFRNYTRKNGLSTESPYAIIADKMNNIWIGNSRGLDCLSSRDTTFSYYGRNEGFPGTEVNPNAVCMDRDGNLWFGTVMGAVRFSPKENFRNTIEPVVSVSGLRIFMRDAEFPEENRFAYNQNYLTFIFTGTSLTSPDKVRYQYKLEGFDNDWSPVPTHVNEATYSNLPPGEYTFLVRACNNDGVWNREPARYKFTIKPPFWQTAVFYGGMILLVGFLIFGFDRVRTRGLKKQKEALESQVSERTLELALRNDELAQKNKEITDSIRYAKRLQDAMLIPAWHLRRDLPDSFVMFKPKDIVSGDFWFYRKKNQRILMAALDCTGHGVPGAFMSIMANDLLEQVVTGNEHETPAQLLDRLNILMADKMRYQTDELHVREGFDIALIAYNTDTRELQYAGSYNPLLHFRSRQMTELQPDKISVGSWTADKPEYFKLQTLQLQAGDTFYIFSDGFSDQFGGPQGKKFKTSQFKALLLSVQGLEMAEQERTLSRTIESWRGELEQVDDMLVIGVRV
- the rlmN gene encoding 23S rRNA (adenine(2503)-C(2))-methyltransferase RlmN, producing the protein MKSTEKRSIRTLSQDELKAFFTEHGEKAFRAKQVWEWLWQKSARSFEGMTNLSKDTRTLLETNFSLPAVCVDTFQVSRDRTIKSAFRLHDGNIVEGVLIPTETRMTACISSQVGCSLTCKFCATGRLARLRNLEAEEIYDQVALIKEQAQQHYQQSLTNIVYMGMGEPLLNYRNTLDSVERITAPDGLGMSPQRITVSTAGIAKMIKKLGDDEVKFNLALSLHAANDYKRNKIMPINEQNTLDALAEALNYFYEKTGTRVTFEFIVFKDFNDAVQDAKELAAYCKKVPAKVNIIEYNPIDDGEFKQTLPERLNQFTRVLEDNHVIVNVRRSRGKDIDAACGQLANKNEAVQKNQELAPRKTEKQE
- a CDS encoding amidohydrolase family protein, with product MRYLSAKAVFSAHTGFVPHGVLVLDDAGVVCDLLRPSEADALGVKPELFEGVLCPGFVNAHCHLELSHLRGAISMHTGFAGFAKELIPKRNLLSVAEIEQAAAEACETLYNSGTQAVGDIANTTHSFAAKAGSRMHIHTFIELLALNPALAGKVLESGKALLAGCPQPASLTPHAPYSVSEVLLQSIAVSDDTLPFSIHNQESRAENEFFETGKGRVNELYAFLGIDISWFTPPGCNALRRTLPELITGRPLLLVHNTFTSTDDLQWAETQHSNLHWCFCPNANLYIENTLPDFMQFYTQGVRCCVGTDSLASNHSLSILDELKVITAAAPGIPAAVLLQWATAGGAAALNMPHIGSFERGKKPGVILLQGVDAHSGIAQDAGVTRIY
- a CDS encoding 2-C-methyl-D-erythritol 4-phosphate cytidylyltransferase, which gives rise to MKKAVIVVAGGSGSRMNAAIPKQFLLLNGKPVLIHTLEKFALFDATMQVVLVLPENEFGRWEELKRQFGSGGFDVQLAKGGTTRFESVKNGLALVTADVVGVHDAVRPLVSIETIARAFGAAVSHGSGIPAVPLTDSIRRVEGDTSLAASREAFRLVQTPQCFRSDVLKNAYQQVFRPHFTDDASVVEASGKSITLTEGNKENIKLTTPSDMVVAEALMKMNQ